From the Solanum pennellii chromosome 4, SPENNV200 genome, one window contains:
- the LOC107017442 gene encoding L-type lectin-domain containing receptor kinase S.6 codes for MRFCLQNLIRVTLFFIFTINSPSLSVPFLPINNVTLYGDASFTAKSITLTQDHNCSSSSTPPISGIGRAFYTYPVRFLDSLTNNTASFLCTFSFTIIPTPSCPFGDGMAFLVTSDVDSLSISDGYMGLPNPDSEDSFLAVEFNANDNRIGVDTKEIRSLASASVDSAGIDLKSGKEMAGRIEYKDSEKIIRVWIGYELQIRPPNPVLSTRIDVSNQLKEFMRIGFTAKGSAVYSVSRWRFRTFGLISSPISSSWDQSDEGNCLMCFPEEEIGGHISDSHHSSSTSSKSLLKLTYGGLAAIVTLVGCALSVVFVLALRRKKRDRVGENKERQMCRLQGNRVPQRLSLSEIKSATECFNHERIIGEGASAVVYEGEIPSRGSVAVKRFVHGSRLGPSHIPFNTEFASMVGCLRHKNLIQLQGWCCERNELVLVYEFMPNGSLDKILHERSHLTKFLTWERRLNIVIGVSSALMYLHEECENHIIHRDVKSCNIMLDAEFNAKLGDFGLAEVFDNSKTRDATVPAGTMGYFAPEYVYTGIPTVKTDVYSFGVVVLEVATGRKPIDEGGGLITDWVWDMWEKGRITEAADPKLMGRFQKNEMDRMLIVGLSCVHPDHEKRPRMRDVFRMLKDEAPLLILPPMKPTVRIQSILPESCEEIMNWAARMEDTPWSTPRTHFSKN; via the coding sequence ATGCGTTTTTGTTTGCAAAATCTCATAAGGGTCACTCTGTTCTTCATCTTCACCATAAATTCACCTTCCCTTTCAGTTCCTTTCTTGCCTATAAACAATGTAACTCTTTATGGCGACGCTTCATTCACCGCAAAATCGATCACCCTTACCCAAGACCACAACTGTTCGTCATCATCAACACCTCCCATTTCCGGCATTGGAAGAGCTTTCTACACATACCCAGTTCGTTTTCTTGATTCTTTAACCAATAACACTGCTTCTTTCTTGTGTACTTTCTCTTTTACTATAATTCCAACCCCTTCTTGCCCTTTTGGTGATGGCATGGCGTTTTTGGTCACTTCTGATGTTGATTCTTTGAGCATCTCTGATGGGTACATGGGTCTTCCGAATCCCGACTCGGAAGATTCGTTCTTGGCTGTGGAATTCAACGCCAATGATAACCGTATTGGTGTTGATACTAAAGAAATTAGGTCATTGGCTTCTGCTAGTGTTGATTCAGCTGGGATTGATTTGAAAAGTGGGAAAGAAATGGCGGGTCGGATTGAGTATAAAGATTCAGAGAAGATAATCAGAGTTTGGATTGGGTATGAACTGCAAATTAGGCCTCCTAATCCTGTTCTTTCTACCAGAATTGATGTTTCCAATCAGTTGAAGGAGTTTATGAGGATTGGTTTCACTGCTAAAGGGTCTGCAGTTTATAGCGTTAGTCGTTGGCGATTTAGAACGTTTGGATTGATTTCGTCTCCAATATCATCGTCTTGGGATCAATCCGATGAAGGAAACTGTTTGATGTGTTTCCCTGAGGAGGAAATTGGTGGGCATATTTCTGATTCTCATCATAGCAGTAGCACTAGTAGTAAAAGCTTACTGAAATTGACTTATGGAGGGTTAGCTGCAATTGTCACACTTGTTGGTTGTGCTTTGTCTGTTGTGTTTGTTCTTGCGTTGAGAAGGAAAAAACGCGATAGAGTAGGGGAGAACAAGGAACGGCAAATGTGTAGATTACAAGGAAATAGAGTGCCTCAAAGATTGTCATTATCTGAAATAAAATCAGCAACAGAATGTTTTAATCATGAAAGGATAATTGGAGAAGGAGCATCTGCTGTTGTGTATGAAGGGGAAATTCCTTCTAGGGGATCTGTGGCTGTTAAGAGATTTGTCCACGGGAGTAGATTGGGTCCTTCACATATTCCTTTTAATACTGAATTTGCTTCTATGGTTGGCTGTTTAAGACACAAGAATTTGATTCAGCTTCAAGGGTGGTGTTGTGAGAGGAATGAATTGGTGTTAGTGTATGAATTCATGCCTAATGGTAGCCTTGACAAAATCCTCCACGAGCGATCGCATTTAACTAAGTTTCTGACATGGGAGAGAAGACTGAACATAGTTATTGGTGTGTCATCTGCACTTATGTATCTTCATGAAGAGTGTGAGAATCATATAATTCACAGAGATGTGAAGAGTTGCAATATAATGCTTGATGCTGAGTTCAATGCAAAGCTTGGAGATTTCGGTTTAGCAGAGGTGTTTGATAATTCTAAGACAAGGGATGCTACTGTACCAGCTGGAACAATGGGATATTTTGCACCTGAGTATGTGTATACTGGTATTCCAACTGTTAAAACAGATGTGTATAGCTTTGGTGTTGTAGTACTGGAAGTGGCAACAGGTAGAAAGCCTATCGACGAAGGTGGTGGTTTGATTACTGATTGGGTGTGGGACATGTGGGAGAAAGGGAGGATAACCGAGGCTGCTGATCCTAAACTAATGGGGCGGTTTCAGAAGAACGAGATGGATAGAATGCTGATCGTAGGACTTTCTTGTGTGCATCCCGATCATGAGAAGAGACCGCGAATGAGAGATGTTTTCCGTATGCTTAAAGATGAAGCTCCACTTCTCATTTTACCTCCAATGAAGCCCACTGTGAGAATTCAATCTATTTTACCAGAGAGCTgtgaagaaatcatgaattgGGCTGCAAGAATGGAGGATACACCATGGTCCACTCCAAGAACTCATTTTAGCAAGAACTAG